From Brassica oleracea var. oleracea cultivar TO1000 chromosome C3, BOL, whole genome shotgun sequence, a single genomic window includes:
- the LOC106334366 gene encoding E3 ubiquitin-protein ligase UPL3, producing METRSRKRAEATSTAPSSSSSSPPPPPSGPTTRSKRARLSSPSSSSAAAATTATAPSSSTRSRSSRSAATATATAAVTPMDTSTESSGFRRGGGRGNRGNDNTNSDKGKEKEHEVRIRDRERDRARQQLNMDAAAAAAAAEEDDDNDSEDGNGGFMHPNMSSASSALQGLLRKLGAGLDDLLPSSGIGSGSSSHLNGRMKKILAGLRSEGEEGKQVEALTQLCEMLSIGTEDSLSTFSVDSFVPVLVGLLNHESNPDIMLLAARALTHLCDVLPSSCAAVVHYGAVSCFVARLLTIEYMDLAEQSLQALKKISQEHPTACLRAGALMAVLSYLDFFSTGVQRVAVSTAANMCKKLPSDASDYVMEAVPVLTNLLQYHDAKVLEYASICLTRIAEAFASSPDKLDELCNHGLVTQAATLISASNSGGGQASLGVSTYTGLIRLLSTCASGSPLGCRTLLLLGISSILKDILSGSGVSANASISPALSRPADQIFEIVNLANELLPPLPEGSISLPTSANALVKGSGQKNSSPSTSGKQEDSPKVSPREKLLCDQPELLQQFGLDLLPVLVQIYGSSVNGTIRHKCLSVIAKLMYFSTPEMIQSLIGDTNISSFLASVLAWKDPQVLVPALQVAEILMEKLPETFSKVFVREGVVHAVDQLVLVGKPSANASTDQENDCVPGSARSRRYRRRSSNANSDGNQSEELKNSVSASIGATHNSMESPTASFMLRETVSSCAKAFKDKHFPSDGGEFDVGVTDDLLHLKNLCTKLTAGTNDHKVKGKGKSKVSGPCLGDFSASKEEYLIGIISEILGELSKGDGVSTFEFIGSGVVAALLNYFSYGYFSKEKISEVDLPKLRQDGLRRFKAFLEIALPSDGNEGKIPPMTVLIQKLQDALSSLERFPVVLSHPSRSLSGSARLSSGLSALAHPLKLRLCRAPGEKALRDYSSNIVLIDPLASIAAVEEFLWPRVQRSESGVKAAAPAGNTEPGTLPSGAGVSSPSSSTPASTTRHSSRSRSAIKIGDASKKEPVHEKGTSSSKGKGVMKPAQPDKGPQTRSSAQRKAVLDKDTLMKPASGDSSSEDEEMDISPVDMDDALVIEEEDISDDDDDDDEEDVLDDSLPMCTPDKVHDVKLGDAVDDEGAGLAPSGRQMNSALAGSSGTATARGSNSTDAGIGNLYGSRGALSFAAAAMAGLGAASGRGIRGSRDLHGRTLNRSSDESSKLMFTAGGKQLSRHMTIYQAVQRQLMLDEDDDDRLGGSDFISSDGSRLNDIYTIMYQMPDSQANRLSAGGASSTTPSKSTKSATTNASVEAQSYRASLLDSIVQGKLPCDLEKANSTYNVLALLRVLEGLNQLGPRLRAQTISDRFAEGKITSLDDLNTTAAKVSHEEFINSKLTPKLARQIQDALALCSGSLPSWCYQLTTACPFLFPFQTRRQYFYSTAFGLSRALNRLQQQQGADGSGSTNEREMRIGRLQRQKVRVSRNRILDSAAKVMEMYSSQKAVLEVEYFGEVGTGLGPTLEFYTLLSHDLQKVSLGMWRSNSGDKLSMQTDRDEIQDGKSAAARDRDIVQAPLGLFPRPWPSTADVSEGSRFHKVVEYFRLLGRVMAKALQDGRLMDVPLSTAFYKLILGQELDLHDVIIFDTELGKTLQELRVLVGRKHYLEAEGGDNSSVISDLCLRGSRIEDLCLDFTLPGYPEYILRPGDDIVDINSLEDYISLVVDATVKRGVARQIEAFRSGFNQVFDIKSLQVFTPSELDYLLCGRRELWEAETLVEHIKFDHGYTAKSPAIIFLLEIMGELTADQQRAFCQFVTGAPRLPPGGLAVLNPKLTIVRKLSSTSNAAANGTGASETADDDLPSVMTCANYLKLPPYSTKEIMYKKLLYAINEGQGSFDLS from the exons ATGGAAACTCGGAGCCGCAAGCGTGCGGAGGCGACCTCAACTGCCCCATCTTCTTCTTCTTCGTCTCCTCCTCCTCCTCCCTCAGGTCCCACCACTCGCAGCAAACGCGCTCGCCTCTCGTCTCCCTCTTCCTCTTCAGCCGCCGCCGCTACCACCGCTACTGCACCTTCCTCCTCCACCCGCTCTCGTTCTTCTCGCTCTGCCGCTACCGCTACCGCTACAGCCGCCGTTACTCCCATGGACACATCCACCGAGTCTTCTGGATTCCGCCGCGGCGGGGGACGAGGTAACAGGGGAAACGATAATACTAATTCTGATAAGGGAAAGGAGAAGGAGCATGAGGTTAGGATTAGGGATAGAGAAAGAGACCGAGCCAGACAGCAGCTCAACATGGACGCTGCAGCTGCTGCCGCCGCCGCTGAAGAGGACGATGACAATGATAGTGAGGATGGCAACGGGGGATTCATGCATCCCAACATGAGCTCAGCCAGCAGTGCGTTACAAGGGTTGCTGAGGAAGCTTGGAGCTGGACTTGATGACTTGCTTCCTTCTTCAGGTATTGGCTCAGGTTCTTCTTCCCATTTAAATGGGAGGATGAAGAAGATACTCGCTGGCTTGCGCTCTGAAGGAGAAGAGGGAAAGCAGGTCGAGGCTTTGACCCAGCTCTGCGAGATGTTATCCATTGGCACCGAAGACTCCTTGAGCACCTTCTCTGTTGATTCCTTCGTCCCCGTTCTTGTTGGTCTACTTAACCATGAGAGCAATCCGGATATTATGCTTCTTGCTGCCAGGGCTCTTACCCATCTGTGTGATGTTTTGCCCTCTTCTTGTGCTGCTGTTGTTCATTACGGGGCTGTTTCATGCTTTGTCGCCAGATTGCTAACCATTGAATACATGGACTTGGCCGAGCAG TCTCTGCAAGCTCTCAAAAAGATATCTCAGGAACACCCAACGGCCTGTTTGCGAGCTGGTGCTCTTATGGCAGTGCTATCATATCTGGATTTCTTCTCCACCGGTGTCCAG CGTGTAGCAGTCTCTACCGCTGCAAATATGTGCAAGAAGTTACCTTCTGATGCATCTGATTATGTTATGGAAGCTGTACCGGTACTGACAAACCTACTTCAGTATCATGATGCGAAG GTTTTGGAATATGCTTCTATCTGTTTGACTCGGATTGCCGAAGCATTTGCATCGTCCCCTGATAAATTAGATGAATTATGCAACCATGGCCTGGTGACTCAAGCTGCGACTCTTATATCCGCTAGCAACTCGGGAGGTGGGCAAGCATCTCTTGGTGTTTCAACATACACG GGATTAATCCGATTACTTTCCACCTGTGCGAGCGGTTCACCTCTTGGGTGCAGGACATTACTTCTTCTCGGTATTAGTAGCATTCTTAAGGATATTCTGTCGGGTTCTGGTGTCTCTGCTAATGCATCTATATCCCCAGCACTGAGCAGGCCTGCAGATCAG ATTTTTGAGATAGTCAACCTAGCGAACGAGCTCCTCCCTCCATTGCCAGAAGGAAGTATCTCCCTTCCTACTAGCGCAAACGCGTTAGTGAAAGGTTCAGGCCAAAAAAATTCTTCTCCAAGTACTTCAGGAAAACAAGAAGATTCTCCCAAAGTTTCACCTAGAGAAAAATTACTTTGTGATCAACCCGAACTTTTGCAGCAATTTGGATTGGATCTTCTTCCAGTTTTAGTGCAG ATCTATGGTTCTAGTGTCAATGGTACTATTCGTCATAAATGTCTCTCCGTTATCGCAAAGTTGATGTATTTCAGCACTCCAGAAATGATTCAATCTCTAATTGGTGACACAAATATATCGAG CTTCTTGGCTAGTGTCTTGGCATGGAAAGATCCACAAGTCTTGGTTCCTGCTCTACAAGTTGCAGAAATTCTGATGGAAAAACTTCCTGAAACTTTCTCGAAAGTGTTTGTGAGGGAAGGGGTGGTTCATGCTGTAGATCAACTTGTCTTGGTTGGTAAACCTAGTGCTAATGCTTCTACTGATCAGGAAAATGACTGTGTGCCTGGATCTGCACGATCTAGGCGTTACAGACGGCGAAGTAGTAATGCCAATTCTGATGGAAATCAGTCGGAAGAGCTTAAGAATTCTGTGTCAGCTAGCATAGGTGCGACCCATAATTCCATGGAATCTCCTACAGCGAGCTTCATGCTAAGGGAAACAGTTAGCTCCTGTGCAAAAGCATTCAAAGACAAGCACTTCCCGTCTGATGGTGGGGAATTTGATGTTGGAGTTACAGATGATCTCTTGCATCTGAAGAATCTTTGCACGAAGCTAACTGCTGGTACAAATGATCATAAAGTGAAAGGAAAGGGGAAATCTAAAGTCTCTGGGCCATGCCTTGGCGATTTTTCTGCTAGCAAAGAAGAATACTTGATTGGTATCATCTCCGAGATACTTGGCGAGCTAAGCAAAGGGGATGGCGTCTCAACTTTTGAGTTTATTGGCAGTGGTGTGGTAGCAGCATTGCTTAACTATTTTTCTTATGGATACTTTTCCAAAGAGAAGATCTCCGAGGTTGATTTGCCCAAACTTCGCCAGGATGGGCTCAGAAGGTTCAAAGCTTTTCTAGAAATTGCACTTCCTTCTGATGGTAATGAGGGAAAGATCCCTCCTATGACTGTTTTGATTCAGAAACTTCAAGATGCTTTGTCTTCACTGGAACGCTTTCCGGTCGTCCTTAGCCATCCCTCAAGGTCACTCAGTGGAAGTGCTCGTCTCTCATCTGGGTTGAGTGCTTTGGCACATCCTTTGAAGTTGCGGTTATGCCGTGCACCTGGAGAGAAGGCTCTACGTGATTACTCCTCCAATATTGTTCTCATAGATCCATTGGCAAGCATAGCAGCAGTGGAGGAATTTCTCTGGCCCCGAGTTCAACGCAGTGAATCTGGGGTGAAGGCAGCAGCGCCTGCTGGAAACACTGAGCCAGGCACATTACCTAGCGGTGCTGGTGTTTCATCACCATCCTCGTCAACTCCAGCTTCCACCACTCGTCATTCTTCTAGATCTAGATCAGCAATTAAAATAGGCGATGCCTCAAAGAAAGAACCTGTGCACGAGAAAGGTACCAGCTCATCTAAAGGTAAAGGTGTTATGAAGCCGGCTCAGCCGGATAAGGGGCCTCAGACAAGGAGCAGTGCTCAAAGGAAAGCTGTTCTTGACAAAGATACACTAATGAAACCAGCTAGCGGAGACTCCAGCTCTGAG GACGAAGAAATGGATATATCCCCCGTCGACATGGATGATGCTTTGGTGATTGAAGAGGAAGACATTTCTGACGACGATGATGATGATGATGAGGAGGAT GTCTTGGATGACAGTCTTCCCATGTGCACCCCTGATAAGGTTCATGATGTAAAATTGGGAGACGCAGTGGATGATGAGGGAGCCGGCCTAGCACCTAGCGGCCGACAGATGAATTCAGCTTTGGCAGGAAGTAGTGGAACAGCAACTGCAAGGGGATCTAATTCTACTGATGCTGGCATTGGGAATCTTTATGGTTCTAGGGGTGCACTCTCCTTCGCTGCTGCGGCGATGGCAGGGCTTGGAGCTGCCAGTGGTAGAGGTATCAGGGGGAGTAGAGACCTACATGGGCGTACCCTGAATCGAAGTTCTGATGAGTCCTCTAAGTTGATGTTTACTGCGGGAGGAAAGCAACTTAGTAGGCATATGACGATATATCAGGCTGTGCAACGACAACTTATGCTAGACGAAGATGATGATGACAGGCTCGGTGGCAGCGATTTCATCTCGAGTGATGGAAGCAGATTAAATGATATATATACTATCATGTACCAGATGCCGGACAGCCAAGCGAATAGGTTGTCTGCTGGTGGTGCAAGTTCTACCACACCATCTAAATCCACTAAATCTGCTACTACTAATGCAAGCGTAGAAGCCCAGTCGTATAGGGCATCTCTTTTGGATAGTATCGTACAAGGAAAGCTTCCATGCGACCTTGAGAAGGCAAATTCTACGTATAATGTTTTGGCGTTGTTGCGTGTACTAGAGGGTTTAAATCAGCTTGGCCCTCGGTTAAGAGCCCAAACCATTTCTGATCGTTTCGCAGAGGGTAAAATTACAAGTCTAGATGATCTGAATACAACTGCTGCAAAGGTTTCTCATGAAGAATTCATCAACAGCAAACTTACACCCAAATTAGCTCGACAGATCCAGGACGCGCTTGCTTTGTGCAGTGGAAGTCTTCCCTCTTGGTGCTACCAGTTGACTACAGCATGCCCGTTTTTGTTTCCGTTTCAGACCCGGAGACAGTATTTCTATTCAACTGCCTTTGGGTTGTCGCGTGCATTGAACCGCTTGCAGCAGCAGCAAGGTGCTGACGGCAGTGGTTCTACAAATGAACGAGAGATGAGAATAGGGAGATTGCAGCGCCAGAAAGTGCGGGTATCCCGAAATAGAATATTAGATTCTGCTGCGAAAGTTATGGAGATGTATTCTAGCCAAAAAGCTGTGCTTGAAGTAGAATATTTTGGTGAAGTTGGTACTGGTCTAGGCCCCACACTTGAGTTTTACACACTCCTAAGCCATGATTTGCAAAAGGTTTCCCTTGGGATGTGGAGATCAAATTCTGGTGACAAGTTATCTATGCAAACTGATAGAGATGAGATTCAAGACGGTAAATCTGCAGCAGCTAGGGACAGAGATATAGTTCAGGCACCACTTGGGTTGTTCCCTCGGCCCTGGCCCTCAACTGCTGACGTATCTGAAGGTAGTCGGTTTCATAAAGTTGTTGAATATTTCCGCCTTTTAGGGCGCGTGATGGCAAAGGCACTTCAAGATGGACGGCTAATGGACGTCCCGTTAAGTACAGCTTTTTATAAGCTCATTCTTGGTCAA GAGCTTGATTTGCATGATGTTATAATATTTGATACTGAACTTGGCAAGACTTTGCAAGAGCTTCGTGTTCTTGTTGGCCGTAAGCACTATCTGGAAGCAGAAGGTGGTGACAACAGTAGCGTGATTTCTGATTTATGTTTACGTGGATCCCGTATTGAAGATCTTTGCTTGGACTTCACCCTACCTGGCTATCCTGAATACATATTGAGACCAGGAGATGACATT GTTGATATTAATAGTCTTGAGGACTATATATCCCTGGTCGTTGATGCCACTGTCAAGAGAGGAGTTGCCCGGCAGATTGAAGCCTTCAGATCTGGATTCAATCAG